One segment of Brassica napus cultivar Da-Ae chromosome C3, Da-Ae, whole genome shotgun sequence DNA contains the following:
- the LOC125583487 gene encoding extensin-2-like, with protein MRSPKIMGLGHCMVYVVVFSAIVAAAYPYESPPTTQKYPPVHKTKSPYPPKKNSPYYSAPPSPPPQYRRQGPKYTPPPKPYIYSSPPPPSYYSPSPKVEYKSPPPPYVYSSPPPPPYYSPSPKVDYKSPPPPYVYSSPPPPPYYSPSPTVEYNSPPPPYVYKSPPPPPYYSPSPKAEYKFPPPPYVYSSPPPPPYYSPSPKVEYKSPPPPYVYSSPPPPPYYSPSPKVEYKSPPPPYVNNSPPPPPYYSPSPKVEYKSPPPPYVYSSPPPPPYYSPSPKVDNKSPPPPYVYSSPPPPPYYSPSPKVDYKSPPPPYLYSSPPPPPYYFPSPKVDYKSPPPPYVYSSSPPPPYYSPSPKVEYKSPPPPYVYSSPPPPPYYSPAPKVEYKSPPPPYVNNSPPPPPYYSPSPKVEYKSPPPPYVYSSPPPPPYYSPSPKVDYKSPPPPYVYSSPPPPPYYSPSPKVDYKSPPPPYVYSSPPPPPYYFPSPMVDYKSPPPPYVYSSPPPPPYYSPSPKVEYKSPPPPYVYSSPPPPPYYSPAPKVEYKSPPPPYVYNSPPPPPYYSPSPKVEYKSPPPPYVYTSPPPPPYYSPSPKVDYKSPPPPYVYSSPPPPPYYSPSPKLDYKSPPPPYVYSSPPPPPYYSPSPKVDYKSPPSPYVYSSPPPPSYYSPSPKVEYKSPPPPYVYNSPPPPPYYSPSPKVEYKSPPPPYVYNSPPPPPYYSPSPKDDYKSPPPPYVYSSPPPPPYYSPSPKVYYKSPPPPYVYSSPPPPPYYSPSPKMAYKSPPPPYVYSSPPPPPYYSPSPKANYKSPPPPYVYSSPPPPPYYSPSPKVNYKSPPPPYVYSSPPPPPFYSPSPKAEYKSPPPPYVYSSPPPPPYYSPSPKVDYKSPPPPYVYSSQQPPPYYSPSPKVYYKSPPPPPYVYKMPYY; from the coding sequence ATGAGATCCCCAAAAATTATGGGATTAGGGCATTGCATGGTTTATGTTGTGGTCTTTAGCGCCATCGTAGCTGCAGCTTACCCTTATGAATCTCCCCCAACAACACAGAAATATCCCCCAGtccataaaaccaaatcaccATATCCACCCAAAAAGAATTCCCCATATTACTCGGCACCACCATCTCCTCCACCACAATATAGAAGACAAGGCCCTAAATATACACCACCTCCAAAACCATATATCTACAGTTCCCCACCACCTCCGTCATACTACTCTCCTTCCCCGAAGGTCGAATACAAATCTCCACCACCGCCTTACGTCTACAGCtccccaccacctccaccatacTACTCTCCTTCCCCGAAGGTAGACTACAAGTCTCCACCACCGCCATATGTATACAGCTCTCCACCACCGCCACCATACTATTCTCCTTCCCCGACGGTAGAGTACAATTCTCCGCCACCACCATACGTTTACAAatctccaccacctccaccatacTACTCTCCTTCTCCTAAGGCCGAATACAAatttccaccaccaccatacgtGTACAGCTCCCCACCACCTCCGCCATACTACTCACCTTCTCCGAAGGTAGAGTACAAGTCTCCACCACCTCCATATGTCTACAGCTCCCCACCACCTCCGCCATACTACTCTCCTTCTCCGAAGGTAGAGTACAAGTCTCCACCACCTCCATACGTTAACAACtccccaccacctccaccatacTACTCTCCTTCACCAAAAGTAGAGTACAAATCTCCACCACCTCCATACGTCTACAGCtccccaccacctccaccatacTACTCTCCTTCCCCAAAAGTTGACAACAAGTCTCCACCACCGCCATACGTCTACAGctctccaccacctccaccatacTACTCTCCTTCCCCGAAGGTAGACTACAAGTCCCCACCACCGCCATACTTATACAGCTCTCCACCACCGCCACCATACTACTTTCCTTCTCCGAAGGTAGACTACaagtctccaccaccaccatacgtTTACAGCTCTTCACCACCTCCACCATACTACTCTCCTTCCCCGAAGGTCGAATACAAATCTCCACCACCGCCTTACGTCTACAGCTCCCCACCACCTCCGCCATACTACTCTCCTGCTCCGAAGGTAGAGTACAAGTCTCCACCACCTCCATACGTTAACAACtccccaccacctccaccatacTACTCTCCTTCACCAAAAGTAGAGTACAAATCTCCACCACCTCCATACGTCTACAGCtccccaccacctccaccatacTACTCTCCTTCCCCAAAAGTTGACTACAAGTCTCCACCACCGCCATACGTCTACAGctctccaccacctccaccatacTACTCTCCTTCCCCGAAGGTAGACTACAAGTCCCCACCACCGCCATACGTATACAGCTCTCCACCACCGCCACCATACTACTTTCCATCCCCGATGGTAGACTACaagtctccaccaccaccatacgtTTACAGctctccaccacctccaccatacTACTCTCCTTCCCCGAAGGTCGAATACAAATCTCCACCACCGCCTTACGTCTACAGCTCCCCACCACCTCCGCCATACTACTCTCCTGCTCCGAAGGTAGAGTACAAGTCTCCACCACCTCCATACGTTTACAACtccccaccacctccaccatacTACTCTCCTTCACCAAAAGTAGAGTACAAATCTCCACCACCTCCATACGTCTACACCtccccaccacctccaccatacTACTCTCCTTCCCCAAAAGTTGACTACAAGTCTCCACCACCGCCATACGTCTACAGctctccaccacctccaccatacTACTCTCCTTCCCCGAAGTTAGACTACAAGTCTCCACCACCGCCATACGTATACAGCTCTCCACCACCGCCACCATACTACTCTCCTTCCCCGAAGGTAGACTACAAGTCTCCACCATCACCATACGTTTACAGCTCTCCACCACCCCCATCATACTACTCTCCTTCTCCTAAGGTCGAATAcaaatctccaccaccaccatacgtTTACAACTCCCCACCACCTCCGCCATACTACTCTCCTTCTCCGAAGGTAGAGTACAAGTCTCCACCACCTCCATACGTCTACAACtccccaccacctccaccatacTACTCTCCTTCCCCAAAAGATGACTACAAGTCTCCACCGCCACCATACGTCTACagctcaccaccaccaccaccatactactctcCTTCCCCGAAGGTATACTACAAGTCTCCGCCACCGCCATACGTATACAGCtccccaccacctccaccatacTACTCTCCTTCGCCAAAGATGGCCTACAAGTCTCCACCACCGCCATACGTCTACAGCTCCCCACCACCTCCTCCATACTATTCTCCTTCCCCGAAGGCAAACTAcaaatctccaccaccaccatacgtctacagctccccaccacctccaccatacTATTCTCCTTCCCCGAAGGTAAACTACAAGTCTCCACCACCGCCATACGTCTACAGctcaccaccacctccaccattCTACTCTCCTTCCCCGAAGGCCGAATACAAGTCTCCACCTCCGCCATACGTGTACAGCtccccaccacctccaccatacTATTCTCCATCGCCAAAGGTTGACTACAAGTCTCCACCACCGCCATATGTCTACAGCTCCCAACAACCTCCACCATACTACTCGCCTTCCCCAAAAGTTTACTACAAgtctccaccacctccaccatatGTCTACAAAATGCCCTactactaa
- the LOC106443972 gene encoding WAT1-related protein At4g30420-like isoform X2 — MGKFEEYKPAMAMTGIQMCYAGVTLSARATMVNGLSPRVFILYRQAFATMFIFPFLYFSRGKPKISSLDLKSFSLIFLVSLVGITINQNLYLEGLYLASSAMGSAVGNIIPAITFLISFLAGYEKVNLWDKRGLAKMAGTILCVAGATSMTLLRGPKILNSGSTLPVANALLGDLKDQNTWLFGCLFLFSSTLCWSFWLTLQGVGASALSFTVQAWAISKRGPVFSALFNPLCTVIVTILAALFFQEEIYIGSLIGGLGVIMGLYIVLWGKAKDVMMNQEQRDSENDSEVKIHNEDFSSTTNCNRDLEDPLLSK, encoded by the exons ATGGGAAAGTTCGAGGAGTACAAGCCAGCAATGGCCATGACCGGGATTCAGATGTGTTACGCAGGAGTGACTCTTTCTGCAAGAGCTACTATGGTTAATGGATTAAGCCCTCGTGTTTTTATCCTCTACAGACAAGCCTTTGCGACCATGTTCATCTTCCCGTTTCTCTACTTCTCAAG GGGAAAACCGAAGATATCTTCACTGGATCTCAAgagtttttctttaattttcttgGTCTCGCTTGTAGG CATTACTATCAATCAAAACCTGTATCTTGAAGGTCTTTACTTAGCTTCATCGGCAATGGGAAGCGCCGTGGGTAACATCATCCCTGCGATCACCTTCCTCATCTCATTTCTCGCAGG ATATGAGAAAGTGAACCTCTGGGATAAAAGAGGCCTAGCGAAGATGGCAGGGACGATCCTCTGTGTAGCAGGAGCGACCTCCATGACTCTTCTTCGTGGACCAAAGATTCTCAACTCAGGATCCACTTTACCAGTAGCCAATGCATTATTAGGAGATTTGAAAGACCAGAACACGTGGCTGTTTGGTTGTTTGTTCTTGTTCTCTAGCACTCTTTGCTGGTCCTTTTGGCTTACGCTTCAG GGAGTTGGGGCGTCAGCACTTTCGTTTACGGTCCAAGCTTGGGCTATATCAAAGAGAGGTCCTGTTTTCTCTGCATTGTTTAATCCTCTCTGCACAGTCATCGTCACAATCTTGGCTGCTCTGTTCTTCCAAGAAGAGATTTACATTGGAAG TTTAATCGGAGGATTAGGTGTCATTATGGGACTTTACATTGTGCTTTGGGGTAAAGCAAAAGATGTCATGATGAATCAAGAACAGAGAGACAGTGAAAACGACTCAGAAGTGAAGATTCATAACGAAGATTTTTCAAGCACAACAAACTGTAACAGAGATCTTGAGGATCCCCTTCTGTCAAAATAG
- the LOC106443970 gene encoding transcription factor IBH1-like 1: protein MQPTSSMNEQFLKKWQMGLQIFRPSIDNTSVSERKRAIKLSADVAMASLRKGTTCWSRALIQKAATEDSFLVRQMLAGIKEETLINRKLPKIVCHRKIVRRSKKILMRRKSRSAMEEVTAKAKKLVKRKTKGLRNVVPGGEFMSNNVLLIQETLDYIVSLQTQVNVMRSIVDAAEAGVER from the coding sequence ATGCAACCTACGAGCTCAATGAATGAACAATTCCTAAAGAAATGGCAAATGGGTCTTCAAATATTCCGTCCTTCGATAGACAACACGAGCGTCTCCGAGAGGAAGAGGGCAATAAAGCTCTCTGCAGACGTTGCAATGGCGTCTCTAAGAAAAGGAACAACATGTTGGAGCCGAGCCCTAATCCAGAAAGCCGCCACCGAGGACAGTTTCCTCGTACGTCAAATGCTCGCTGGCATCAAAGAGGAAACGTTAATCAACAGGAAGTTGCCTAAGATTGTGTGTCATAGAAAGATCGtgagaagaagcaagaagatcTTGATGAGGAGGAAATCGAGATCAGCGATGGAAGAGGTCACAGCAAAAGCTAAGAAGCTCGTCAAGAGAAAGACTAAAGGATTAAGAAACGTTGTCCCTGGTGGAGAGTTTATGAGCAATAACGTCTTGTTGATACAAGAAACGTTAGATTACATTGTCTCACTTCAGACACAAGTGAATGTGATGAGGAGTATTGTTGATGCTGCTGAGGCTGGAGTTGAACGgtaa
- the LOC106443972 gene encoding WAT1-related protein At4g30420-like isoform X1 has translation MGKFEEYKPAMAMTGIQMCYAGVTLSARATMVNGLSPRVFILYRQAFATMFIFPFLYFSRGKPKISSLDLKSFSLIFLVSLVGITINQNLYLEGLYLASSAMGSAVGNIIPAITFLISFLAGYEKVNLWDKRGLAKMAGTILCVAGATSMTLLRGPKILNSGSTLPVANALLGDLKDQNTWLFGCLFLFSSTLCWSFWLTLQVPISAYYPDHLSLSAWMCLFGTIQCAVVTFFLEKDPNVWILHSYSEFATCLYAGVGASALSFTVQAWAISKRGPVFSALFNPLCTVIVTILAALFFQEEIYIGSLIGGLGVIMGLYIVLWGKAKDVMMNQEQRDSENDSEVKIHNEDFSSTTNCNRDLEDPLLSK, from the exons ATGGGAAAGTTCGAGGAGTACAAGCCAGCAATGGCCATGACCGGGATTCAGATGTGTTACGCAGGAGTGACTCTTTCTGCAAGAGCTACTATGGTTAATGGATTAAGCCCTCGTGTTTTTATCCTCTACAGACAAGCCTTTGCGACCATGTTCATCTTCCCGTTTCTCTACTTCTCAAG GGGAAAACCGAAGATATCTTCACTGGATCTCAAgagtttttctttaattttcttgGTCTCGCTTGTAGG CATTACTATCAATCAAAACCTGTATCTTGAAGGTCTTTACTTAGCTTCATCGGCAATGGGAAGCGCCGTGGGTAACATCATCCCTGCGATCACCTTCCTCATCTCATTTCTCGCAGG ATATGAGAAAGTGAACCTCTGGGATAAAAGAGGCCTAGCGAAGATGGCAGGGACGATCCTCTGTGTAGCAGGAGCGACCTCCATGACTCTTCTTCGTGGACCAAAGATTCTCAACTCAGGATCCACTTTACCAGTAGCCAATGCATTATTAGGAGATTTGAAAGACCAGAACACGTGGCTGTTTGGTTGTTTGTTCTTGTTCTCTAGCACTCTTTGCTGGTCCTTTTGGCTTACGCTTCAG GTTCCAATCTCTGCCTATTACCCAGATCACCTCTCTTTATCAGCTTGGATGTGTTTATTTGGAACAATACAATGCGCAGTGGTCACTTTCTTCCTTGAGAAGGACCCAAACGTTTGGATTCTCCATTCATACTCCGAGTTTGCAACCTGTCTTTACGCA GGAGTTGGGGCGTCAGCACTTTCGTTTACGGTCCAAGCTTGGGCTATATCAAAGAGAGGTCCTGTTTTCTCTGCATTGTTTAATCCTCTCTGCACAGTCATCGTCACAATCTTGGCTGCTCTGTTCTTCCAAGAAGAGATTTACATTGGAAG TTTAATCGGAGGATTAGGTGTCATTATGGGACTTTACATTGTGCTTTGGGGTAAAGCAAAAGATGTCATGATGAATCAAGAACAGAGAGACAGTGAAAACGACTCAGAAGTGAAGATTCATAACGAAGATTTTTCAAGCACAACAAACTGTAACAGAGATCTTGAGGATCCCCTTCTGTCAAAATAG